The genomic stretch CCGACCTGATTGGCCTCTCCGGCCTGATTACGCCGTCGCTCGACGAAATGGTCAACGTGGCAAAAGAGATGGAGCGACAGGGCTTCACCATTCCGTTATTGATTGGCGGAGCGACCACCTCGAAAGCGCACACTGCGGTGAAAATCGAGCAGAACTACAGCGGGCCGACGGTCTACGTGCAGAACGCCTCGCGTACGGTGGGCGTGGTATCCGCGCTGCTCTCTGATACCCAGCGCGACGAGTTTGTTGAGCGCACCCGCAAAGAGTACGAAACCGTTCGCATCCAGCACGGGCGCAAGAAACCGCGCACCCCGCCTGTTTCACTCCAGGCTGCGCGCGATAACGATCTGGCGTTTGACTGGTCGAGCTATACGCCGCCGGTCGCGCATCGCCTGGGCGTTCAGGAGGTCAGCGCCAGCATCGAAACGCTGCGCAACTACATCGACTGGACGCCGTTCTTTATGACCTGGTCGCTGGCGGGTAAATATCCGCGCATCCTGGAAGATGAGGTGGTTGGCGAGGAGGCGAAGCGCCTGTTTAAAGACGCCAACGACATGCTCGACACGCTGAGCGCGGAGAAAACCCTCAACCCGCGCGGCGTGGTGGGCCTGTTTCCGGCCAACCGCGTGGGCGACGACGTTGAAATTTACCGCGATGAAACCCGCACCCACGTGCTGGCGGTCAGCCGCCATCTGCGCCAGCAAACGGAGAAAGTGGGCTTTGCCAACTACTGCCTGGCCGATTTCGTCGCGCCGAAGCTCTCCGGAAAAGCGGATTATATCGGCGCCTTTGCGGTAACCGGCGGTCTGGAAGAAGATGCGCTGGCGGACGCGTTCGAAGCGCAGCGCGATGATTACAATAAAATCATGGTGAAAGCGATTGCCGACCGCCTCGCGGAAGCCTTCGCCGAGTACCTGCACGAGCGCGTGCGTAAGGTGCACTGGGGCTACGCGGCGAACGAAAACCTCAGCAATGAGGATCTGATCCGCGAAAACTACCAGGGCATTCGCCCGGCGCCGGGCTATCCGGCCTGTCCGGAGCATACCGAAAAAGGCACCATCTGGAAGCTGCTGGACGTAGAAACCCATACTGGCATGAAGCTCACCGAGTCGTTCGCCATGTGGCCAGGGGCGTCCGTTTCCGGCTGGTACTTCAGCCATCCGGACAGCAAGTATTTCGCCGTGGCGCAGCTACAGCGGGATCAGATTGAAGATTACGCCCTGCGCAAAGGCATGAGCGTGTCTGAAGTGGAGCGCTGGCTGGCGCCAAATCTCGGCTACGACGCCGACTAAAATCACTTTTCCTTACAACAAACAGGGCGCTCATTGGGCGCCCTGTCTCTTTCTTACGTTTAAACCCTTATACTGAATCTAAGGAAAATGAATAACGATAAGGAGAAACCACTTCCGTGCTGACACTGTTACACCTGCTCTCTGCAGTCGCCCTGCTCGTATGGGGCACCCATATCGTCCGTACCGGCGTGATGCGCGTATTTGGCGCGCGCTTGCGTACCGTTCTCAGCAGCAGCGTTGAGAAGAAGCCGCTCGCCTTCTGCGCGGGCATTGGCGTAACGGCACTGGTTCAGAGCAGCAACGCCACAACCCTGCTTGTGACCTCCTTTGTGGCGCAGGATCTGGTGGCGCTGGCCCCGGCGCTGGTGATTGTGCTGGGAGCTGATGTGGGTACCGCGCTGATGGCGCGTGTCCTGACCTTCGATCTCTCCTGGCTGTCGCCGCTGCTGATTTTTATCGGCGTTATCTTCTTCCTCGGCCGCAAGCAGACGCGCGCCGGACAGCTCGGGCGCGTAGGGATTGGCCTGGGGCTGATCCTGCTGGCGCTGGAGCTGATTGTGCAGGCGGTCACGCCAATCACCGAGGCCAACGGCGTGCAGGTCATCTTCGCCTCCCTGACCGGGGACATCATGCTGGATGCTCTGATTGGCGCGGTGTTTGCCATCGTCAGCTACTCCAGCCTGGCCGCCGTGCTGCTGACGGCAACCTTAACCGCCACAGGGGCGATCTCCTTCCCGGTGGCGCTGTGTCTGGTGATCGGGGCCAACCTCGGCTCCGGCCTGCTGGCGATGCTCAATAACAGCGCGGCCAACGCCGCCGCCCGCCGCGTGGCCCTCGGCAGCCTGCTGTTTAAGCTGGTGGGCAGCCTGATCATCCTGCCCTTTATCCACCCGCTGGCGAACCTGATGGACAATCTCCCTCTGCCGAAGGCGGAGCTGGTGATCTACTTTCACGTGTTCTACAACCTGGTGCGCTGCCTGGCGATGGTGCCTTTTGCCGGGCCGATGGCCCGCTTCTGCGAACGTCTCATTCAGGACGAACCTGAGCTGGATGCGCGCCTGAAGCCGAAGCACCTGGATACGTCCGCGCTGGATACCCCGGCGCTGGCGCTGGCGAATGCCGCGCGCGAGACGCTGCGCATGGGTGACGCAATGGAAACCATGCTCGAAGGACTGCAAAAGGTGATGCACGGCGAGCCGCGTGAAGAGAAAGAACTGCGCAGACTGGCGGACGATATCAACGTGCTCTATACCGCCATCAAGCTTTATCTGGCGCGTATGCCGCAGGACGAGCTGGCGGAAGAGGAGTCCCGCCGCTGGGCGGAAATTATCGAGATGTCGCTTAACCTTGAGCAGGCCTCGGATATCGTTGAGCGTATGGGCAGCGAGATCGCCGACAAATCCCTGGCCGCGCGTCGTGCGTTCTCCGTTGAAGGCCTGAAGGAGTTGGAAGCGCTGCACGAACAGCTGGTCAGCAACCTCAAGCTGGCGATGCTGGTCTTCTTCTCCAGCGACGTCCCGAGCGCGCGCCGCCTGCGTCGCAACAAGCATCGTTTCCGTATTCTGAACCGCCGCTACTCGCACGCGCACGTTGAGCGTCTACACCAGCAGAACGTGCAGAGCATCGAAACCAGCTCCCTGCATCTGGGGCTGCTGGGGGATATGAAGCGTCTCAACTCGTTGTTCTGCGCGGTGGCGTACAGCGTGATGGAGCAGCCGGATGAAGACGACGAGCGGGACGAGTATTAATCTCCGGCGTGTTTGATTGTTAACCCAAGACCCAATGCTTTCATGACCGCCAGAGTGGTTTTAAGCGTTGGGTTTCCTTTATCACTGAACGATCGATATAGTTGCTCTCGTGATAGGCCAGTTTGCTGTGAAATGGTCGACATTCCTTTCGCGCGCGCGATGACGCCCAGCGCTTTAGCAATATACGCTGAGTCGCCCGTTTCTAAGGCATCAGCCATAAACACGGCGATTTCCTCATCATCCACCAGCGCGTTTGCTGGATCGTAGGATGTTAATTTATGCATGCTCATTCACTCCTGCCATTGGGATACATTGCTCAGCATTTTTGCCATAAGTATGTCTCTGGCCTGGCTGCTTTTGTCACCACCACACAACAGCACGATGATGCAATTGCCCTGGTCTTTAAAATAGATTCTGTAGCCCGGACCATAGTGGATCCTCAGCTCACTTATACCTTCCCCAACGGGTTTAATGTCGCCCGCTAAACCATTTGCCAACCGAAAGAGGCGGGAAGCGATAATGGTCTTCGCTCGCCGATCTTTTAAGTTTTGCTCCCAGCGTTGGAAGGATTCTGTCTGAACTATCTCCTTCATATTACTCCATGTGATTTATAAACTACAAATAGTTGTCTCTGGAGAGTAAAGCTAAAAGGAGTTAGCTCAAGGATAAATGGCCTGACGCTAAATCTTGAAAGCGTCTCGCAAACTAAAAAACCCGCTTCAGTTACCGTCAGCTAATCTTTTTTTTCGGCCCATACCTAAGGTATATTTCGCCCTTCACAGGAGAAACTATGCTGCCAACTCAATCAACCCGATTAAACAAATACATTAGCGAGAGCGGGATCTGCTCACGTCGCGAGGCTGACCGTTACATTGAACAAGGTAACGTGTTTCTTAACGGCAAACGCGCCACCATCGGCGACCAGGTGGTACCCGGCGATGTGGTTAAAGTGAATGGTCAGGTCATCGAACCGCGCGATGCTGAAGACCTGGTGTTTATCGCGTTGAACAAACCGGTTGGGATTGTCAGCACCACGGAAGACGGCGAGCGGGACAACATCGTTGATTTCGTGAACCACAGCAGCCGTATTTTCCCGATTGGCCGTCTGGATAAAGACTCTCAGGGGCTGATTTTCCTCACCAACCACGGCGATCTGGTTAATAAAATTCTGCGTGCCGGTAACGATCACGAGAAAGAGTACATTGTGACGGTGAATAAGCCGGTTACGGACGAATTTATTCGCGGCATGGGCGCCGGGGTGCCGATCCTCGGTACCGTCACGAAAAAGTGTAAGGTGAAGAAAGAAGCGCCGTTCGCGTTCCGCATTACGCTGGTGCAGGGCCTGAACCGCCAGATCCGCCGTATGTGCGAGCACTTCGGTTATGAAGTGACGAAGCTGGAACGCACGCGCATCATGAACGTCAGCCTGTCCGGCATCCCGCTGGGCGAGTGGCGCGATTTAACGGATGACGAGCTGATTGAACTCTTCAAGCTTATCGAGAACTCTTCGTCCGAAGCGAAGCCGAAGGCCAAAGCAAAACCGAAAACCCAGGCGATTAAGCGCCCGGTGGTGAAGGCGCCTCAGGCGGAAGATAAGGGGCGAGGCAAGCCGGTTAACGGAAAACGCTTTACCCAGCCGGGGCGCAAAAAGAAAGGGCGCTGATTAGCGCCTTCCACGGGTAGACGTTGTGGCCGACCAGGAAAAGGTCGCCTCTGCATCAGGTTTATAAGCCTGCTCTTTTTTCAGCTTGCGGGCTTTTTTCGCCGCGGCGTCACGCTGCGCCATCAGCTTATCGATGTACTCTTTTTTCACCTGATTGGTTTCGGCGTTGGTCAGCGTGCGGCCATGTGCGATACGGGCGCGGTCGAGAAGCGTTTTCAGTTCGCGCTGCTCGGCTTCCGTCATGTCTTTCTGGGTCAAACGTGGTGTAGCCATTGCTGAAGCCTCCTGATAGAGAGGCTTCAGTGTAAAGCAAGCCGCGTAAATTAACCCTGCTTCACCGCATCTTTTTTCGTTTGTTCATCAATCGGTTTGCCGGACCAGTAGCCCGCCAGTAGCGAGCCGGAGAGGTTATGCCAGACGGAGAACAGCGCGCCAGGCAGGGCCGCCAGCGGGGAGAAGTAAATTTTACCGAGTGCCGCCGCCAGGCCGGAGTTCTGCATGCCCACCTCGATTGCCAGCGTGCGGCAGGTCGATTCGTCAAAACCAAACAGCTTCCCGCCCCAGTAGCCGCCCAGCAGGCCAATAGTGTTATGCAGCACCACGGCGATGATCACGACAAAGCCCACGGAGGCAATGTGCGATGCGGAGCCCGCCACCACTGCGCTGATGATCGCCAGAATGCAGACCATCGAAAACGCAGGCAGGTACGGCTCAACGGCCTTCACCACGCGCGGGAAAAGATGGTGAATGACCAGCCCCAGCGCAATCGGGATCACCACAATCTGCAGAATGCTGAGCAGCATGCCCGTCACGTCCACCTGAATATGCGCATCCACGTACAGGCGGGTTAATAGCGGCGTGGCAATCACGCCCACCAGCGTGGAAACGGAGGAGATGGTGACGGAGAGCGCCACGTCGCCTTTCGCCAGGTAGATCATGACGTTGGACGCCGTGCCGCTAGCCACGCTGCCCACCAGAACCATCCCGGCGGAGAGATCGGGCGGCATCTTAAAGGCCATCGCCAGCAGCCACGCCGCAAGCGGCATCACCAGGTAATGCAGGAAAATCCCTGCTGCGACGGGAGCAGGGCGAGACAGCACGCGCTTGAAATCGTCGATTTTCAAATGCACGCCCATACCGAACATGATCAGCATCAGCAGCGTGGCGACCCACGGACCAATGCCTGTGAACGTGGCGGGGGTGTAATACGCGAGTACGGAGAGCAGCAGCGCCCATAACGGGAACAGCCGAGTAACGGCGGATAACATAGTGGATTCCTTGCAGTATTGTCGTGTTGTTTAGTTATGAAAAAGCCGGGTCTGTGCCCGGCTTATAGGTATTGTTTATCGTGCTAACGAATTTTATTCAAACAAATTCTGATGAAGTTTCTGCACGACCTGCTCGGCCTGATCGGCAGGCACCAGGAAGCAGAGGTTATAGCTGGATGCCCCGTAGCAGATCATGCGGATGCTGAACGGGTCGAGCACGCCGAACACCTCTTTACCCACGCCGCAGGCGCGCGACAGCTTGTTGCCGATGATGGCAACCAGCGCCAGGTCTTCTTCCACTTCCACGCGGCACAGCTCAGACAGCTCAATCAGCAGCGACTGCGTCAGCAGCGTGTCGCCGGTGGAGGTCGAGCCGGTGGTGTCCAGCGTTAGCGCAATGCTCACTTCAGAGGTGGTGATCAGATCCACCGAGATATTGTGGCGCGCCAGAAT from Enterobacter dykesii encodes the following:
- a CDS encoding Na/Pi cotransporter family protein, which encodes MLTLLHLLSAVALLVWGTHIVRTGVMRVFGARLRTVLSSSVEKKPLAFCAGIGVTALVQSSNATTLLVTSFVAQDLVALAPALVIVLGADVGTALMARVLTFDLSWLSPLLIFIGVIFFLGRKQTRAGQLGRVGIGLGLILLALELIVQAVTPITEANGVQVIFASLTGDIMLDALIGAVFAIVSYSSLAAVLLTATLTATGAISFPVALCLVIGANLGSGLLAMLNNSAANAAARRVALGSLLFKLVGSLIILPFIHPLANLMDNLPLPKAELVIYFHVFYNLVRCLAMVPFAGPMARFCERLIQDEPELDARLKPKHLDTSALDTPALALANAARETLRMGDAMETMLEGLQKVMHGEPREEKELRRLADDINVLYTAIKLYLARMPQDELAEEESRRWAEIIEMSLNLEQASDIVERMGSEIADKSLAARRAFSVEGLKELEALHEQLVSNLKLAMLVFFSSDVPSARRLRRNKHRFRILNRRYSHAHVERLHQQNVQSIETSSLHLGLLGDMKRLNSLFCAVAYSVMEQPDEDDERDEY
- a CDS encoding addiction module antidote protein is translated as MHKLTSYDPANALVDDEEIAVFMADALETGDSAYIAKALGVIARAKGMSTISQQTGLSREQLYRSFSDKGNPTLKTTLAVMKALGLGLTIKHAGD
- the rluF gene encoding 23S rRNA pseudouridine(2604) synthase RluF → MLPTQSTRLNKYISESGICSRREADRYIEQGNVFLNGKRATIGDQVVPGDVVKVNGQVIEPRDAEDLVFIALNKPVGIVSTTEDGERDNIVDFVNHSSRIFPIGRLDKDSQGLIFLTNHGDLVNKILRAGNDHEKEYIVTVNKPVTDEFIRGMGAGVPILGTVTKKCKVKKEAPFAFRITLVQGLNRQIRRMCEHFGYEVTKLERTRIMNVSLSGIPLGEWRDLTDDELIELFKLIENSSSEAKPKAKAKPKTQAIKRPVVKAPQAEDKGRGKPVNGKRFTQPGRKKKGR
- the panS gene encoding ketopantoate/pantoate/pantothenate transporter PanS; this encodes MLSAVTRLFPLWALLLSVLAYYTPATFTGIGPWVATLLMLIMFGMGVHLKIDDFKRVLSRPAPVAAGIFLHYLVMPLAAWLLAMAFKMPPDLSAGMVLVGSVASGTASNVMIYLAKGDVALSVTISSVSTLVGVIATPLLTRLYVDAHIQVDVTGMLLSILQIVVIPIALGLVIHHLFPRVVKAVEPYLPAFSMVCILAIISAVVAGSASHIASVGFVVIIAVVLHNTIGLLGGYWGGKLFGFDESTCRTLAIEVGMQNSGLAAALGKIYFSPLAALPGALFSVWHNLSGSLLAGYWSGKPIDEQTKKDAVKQG
- a CDS encoding DUF3811 domain-containing protein, which produces MATPRLTQKDMTEAEQRELKTLLDRARIAHGRTLTNAETNQVKKEYIDKLMAQRDAAAKKARKLKKEQAYKPDAEATFSWSATTSTRGRR
- a CDS encoding type II toxin-antitoxin system RelE/ParE family toxin, coding for MKEIVQTESFQRWEQNLKDRRAKTIIASRLFRLANGLAGDIKPVGEGISELRIHYGPGYRIYFKDQGNCIIVLLCGGDKSSQARDILMAKMLSNVSQWQE